The Deltaproteobacteria bacterium region AGAGAGGAGCACGTCGAGCTCGGCGATCCCTTCCGCCGCCGCGTAGACAGCGGGGAGGGTTCCCTTCAGCGAATCCCGCAGGGCGAGGAAGAGCTCCTCCTCCCTCGCGGCGCGGCCCTCCTGCGCGCGCAGCACCCGCCCCTCGAACTCCTTGAGCTCCGAGGTGATGAACCGTTCCGCGTTGACCAGCGTCTGTTTGCGGATGTAGTCGGCGGGGACCTTGTCGAGGTGGGTCCGGGTCACTTCGATGTAGTAGCCGAAGACGCGGTTGTAGCCGACCTTGAGGCCACCGATCCCGGTGCGCTGCCGCTCCCGCACTTCCATCTCCGCCAGCATCCCCTTGCCGTGGGTCAGGAGATGGGTCAGCTCGTCGACCTGGGCGTCGTACCCCGGACGGAAGACTCCCCCCTCCTTGTACCCCGGGGGCGGCGGATCGGCCAGCGCCGAGGAGATCCGGTCGACCACCGCGGCGTGGTCCCCGAGCAGTCCGTTCACCGACTGGAGGCGCTTCGCGTACGGCTCCCCGAGGGCGGCCCTGATCGCGGGAATCGCCGCCAAATGGTCGCGCAGCGCCGCGACGTCCCGCGGTCCAGACCGATCCTGTGCCAGGCGGGAGGCGAGCCGGGAGAGATCCCCCATCGCGTCGAGCGGCGGCGAGAGCGACTTGCGGATCGCGTGCGCATCGAGGAGCTCTCCCACCGCGTCGTGCCGCTCGCCGATCCGTTCGACATCGAGCAGCGGCGCGGCGAGCCAGGCGCGGAGCATGCGGGCCCCCATCGGTGTCCGCGTGCGGTCCACCGCCCAGAGAAGGCTCCCCTTCCGCTCCCCCGACATGGTGGAGAAGATCTCCAGCGTCCGCACGGCGGTCTCGTCCATCGCGAGGTAGCGCCGCCCTTCGCGCTCCGTCACCTGATTGATCTCGGAGAGGGCCGCCGGCTGATGCAGGAACAGGTAGTAAAGGGCCGCACGGACGACACCCCCCGAAGGATGGTCCGCGGGGGGGATCCCGCCGATCCCGGGCGGAACCGGAAACGCCGCGACGGCCGATGGGGACAGCAGCGTGAGCAGCTTCCCCTCGAGGAGCCGCTTCCCACGCGAGGTGGTCGGGTTTCCCTCCCCCTCGAGCGCGACGAACTCCGCGGGCGCGATCCGGAACAGGGCGTCCGCGAGCGCCTCCTCGGTGTCGCACGCCTCGTGGAAGAATTCGCCGGTGGTGGCGTCGAGCGCGGCGCAGGCGAACGGGGCGACGAAGCGGACGGCGGCCAGGAAGTTGTTCCCCCGGGCGTCGAGGCACTCCTCGTTGAAGACCAGCCCCGGGGTGACCACCTCGGACACCTCCCGGCGGAAGATCCCCTTCTGGCCGGGCTCCTCGATCTGCTCGCAGATGGCCACCTTGCACCCCTGCCGAATCAGCTTCGACAGGTAGGCGTTGCGCGCATGGTGCGGCACCCCGCACATCGGGATGTTCGACTCCTTGTCGCGCGAGGTCAGGGCGATGTCGAGGAGGCGGGAGGCGCGCAGGGCGTCCTCGAAGAACATCTCGTAGAAATCGCCCATGCGGAAGAAGAGGATGCAGTCCCGGTAGCGGGACTTGATCTCCACGTACTGCCGCATCGCGGGGGTCAGCGGAAGGCTCATTTCGGATCGTGAGGGGGAACGGCCCGGCTGCCGGTTACGGGGTCAAGGGGCCGAAGACAGCCGATAGGCGGCGGCGGGATTCGAGGAGCGACTCGGGCAGGACGCGGGTTTCCTGGACCGGGGTCATGAAATTCGTGTCGCCCGTCCAGCGGGGAACGAGGTGGACGTGGAGGTGGTCGGTGATCCCGGCGCCGGCGGCCTTTCCCAGGTTCATCCCGACGTTCATCCCTTCAGTTCGATATTCCTGTGCAAGTCCCTGTGTTCCAAGGGAAACAATGGAGAAGAGTTCGCGCAGTTCCTCGCTCGACAGGTCCCACAGGTTCGCCACGTGTCGACGGGGCGCGACCAGCACATGCCCGTTGTTGTAAGGGTAGCGGTTCAGGATCGCCACGGTGTTCGGGTACAGTCCGACAAGGAGTCGCCCGGGGTCTTCGAGGTCGCCGTCCCGGACACAGAAAACGCACGGCGCCGTCCCCCCGCCCCCACCCGCCTGGCGGATATATTCCATCCGCCACGGAGAGAAGATCCGGTCCACCGGCATCGTCTCAGCTGTTGACCATTTCCCGCAGTTCCTTGCCGACCTTGAAGAAGGGGATCCGCTTCTCGGGGATGGCGACCTTCTCGCCCGTCTTCGGGTTGCGGCCCTCCTTCGCCCGCCGGGTCCGCACGGTGAAGCTCCCGAACCCGCGG contains the following coding sequences:
- a CDS encoding integration host factor subunit beta, whose amino-acid sequence is MTKSDLVEKLSESLTNLTKKECEVIVDTVFHNMKDALHRGEKIEIRGFGSFTVRTRRAKEGRNPKTGEKVAIPEKRIPFFKVGKELREMVNS
- a CDS encoding HIT domain-containing protein, with protein sequence MPVDRIFSPWRMEYIRQAGGGGGTAPCVFCVRDGDLEDPGRLLVGLYPNTVAILNRYPYNNGHVLVAPRRHVANLWDLSSEELRELFSIVSLGTQGLAQEYRTEGMNVGMNLGKAAGAGITDHLHVHLVPRWTGDTNFMTPVQETRVLPESLLESRRRLSAVFGPLTP
- the mutS gene encoding DNA mismatch repair protein MutS, with protein sequence MSLPLTPAMRQYVEIKSRYRDCILFFRMGDFYEMFFEDALRASRLLDIALTSRDKESNIPMCGVPHHARNAYLSKLIRQGCKVAICEQIEEPGQKGIFRREVSEVVTPGLVFNEECLDARGNNFLAAVRFVAPFACAALDATTGEFFHEACDTEEALADALFRIAPAEFVALEGEGNPTTSRGKRLLEGKLLTLLSPSAVAAFPVPPGIGGIPPADHPSGGVVRAALYYLFLHQPAALSEINQVTEREGRRYLAMDETAVRTLEIFSTMSGERKGSLLWAVDRTRTPMGARMLRAWLAAPLLDVERIGERHDAVGELLDAHAIRKSLSPPLDAMGDLSRLASRLAQDRSGPRDVAALRDHLAAIPAIRAALGEPYAKRLQSVNGLLGDHAAVVDRISSALADPPPPGYKEGGVFRPGYDAQVDELTHLLTHGKGMLAEMEVRERQRTGIGGLKVGYNRVFGYYIEVTRTHLDKVPADYIRKQTLVNAERFITSELKEFEGRVLRAQEGRAAREEELFLALRDSLKGTLPAVYAAAEGIAELDVLLSFADLAAENGYGRPQVNGGREILIENGRHPVVERILGRHAFVPNDCRLSPDGTRLAVLTGPNMAGKSTYIRQAALIVLLAHVGSFVPADRAEIGLVDRIFTRIGASDDLARGESTFMVEMRETARILDGVTDRTLVVLDEVGRGTSTYDGLSIAWAVAEHLH